One genomic window of Oxyura jamaicensis isolate SHBP4307 breed ruddy duck chromosome 5 unlocalized genomic scaffold, BPBGC_Ojam_1.0 oxy5_random_OJ106706, whole genome shotgun sequence includes the following:
- the LOC118157432 gene encoding anoctamin-9-like isoform X4, translated as MGAGLGIKVALMFLSPINFSALQKEEVREFLKEKWARWRDIFCQQPIEKIRCYFGEKVALYFAWLGWYTYLLGFAAMMGLVVFVAGITVFNSSQVSKEICEANNTIMCPLCDQKCPFWLLSDTCTYARVTHMIDNEGTVLFAMFMAIWATVFLELWKRQRATVVTNWDLYRWDEDEEELALELINNLQHEPRRYQHSYLRSTIVLILVLVMIAVLIGIAHALVIYRVVATALFTQSDFEFFREQANTVAVMTGAVLHYLTIVIMTKVNRRVALFLCDVEKPRTFSQRENNFTIKIFIFQFFTNFSSLIYIAFFLGRINGHPGNYVRIAGRWRLEECHPSGCITDLFIQMAIIMMLKQTISNLVEYLVPWISHKIRTRQKRPKKRNMVLGEEEEPEDPCKKQWLSNYQLNEVNIFSLFDEFLEMVIQYSFTTIFVAAFPLAPLLAFCNNLFEIRLDAIKMMRLRRRMVPRKANDIGIWLQVLEAIGILAVIGNGLVIAITSDFIPVQVYKYTYSPCMNENNTAVDCLTGYINHSLSVFHVQDFEPHTKLAENQTDIVRDKITECRYRDYRNADDYSYTVQFWHVFAARLAFLILFEHAALCVKLIAAWYVPDVPQSVKNHVLDEKHSNLRKELRWVMPQKVPGVAVLRDSMVSSWRPG; from the exons GTGCTATTTTGGTGAGAAGGTGGCCCTGTACTTCGCCTGGCTTGGCTGGTACACCTACCTGCTGGGATTCGCTGCGATGATGGGACTGGTGGTCTTTGTGGCTGGGATTACTGTTTTCAACTCCAGCCAGGTGAG CAAGGAGATCTGCGAAGCCAATAACACCATCATGTGCCCACTCTGCGACCAGAAGTGCCCATTCTGGCTGCTCTCAGACACCTGCACCTATGCCAGG GTCACTCACATGATTGACAACGAGGGGACAGTTTTATTTGCCATGTTCATGGCCATCTGGG CCACCGTGTTCCTGGAGCTGTGGAAGAGGCAGAGAGCTACCGTGGTCACCAACTGGGACCTGTACAGGTGGGATGAGGATGAG gagGAGCTGGCTTTGGAGCTGATAAATAATTTGCAGCACGAACCTCGGCGGTACCAGCACTCCTACTTGCGCAGCACCATCGTACTCATCTTGGTTCTGGTCATG ATTGCTGTGCTGATCGGCATTGCCCACGCGCTCGTCATTTATCGGGTGGTGGCGACGGCTCTCTTCACTCAAAGCGACTTTGAATTCTTCCGCGAGCAGGCCAACACGGTGGCTGTGATGacaggggctgtgctgcactACCTCACCATCGTCATCATGACCAAG GTCAACAGGCGTGTGGCCCTCTTTCTCTGTGACGTGG AGAAACCACGGACCTTCTCCCAGCGTGAGAACAACTTCACCATAAAGATCTTCATCTTCCAGTTCTTCACAAACTTCTCCTCGCTCATCTACATCGCTTTCTTCCTGGGACG GATCAACGGCCACCCAGGGAATTATGTGCGCATTGCTGGCAggtggaggctggaggag TGCCACCCCAGCGGCTGCATCACCGACCTCTTCATCCAGATGGCCATCATCATGATGCTCAAGCAGACCATCAGCAATCTGGTGGAGTACCTCGTCCC CTGGATAAGCCACAAAATACGCACTAGGCAGAAGCGCCCCAAGAAGAGAAACATGGTgttgggggaggaggaagagcctGAGGACCCCTGCAAAAAGCAGTGGCTGAGCAACTATCAACTCAACGAGGTCAACATCTTCAGCTTGTTTGATGAGTTCTTGGAGATGG TGATCCAGTACAGCTTCACCACCATTTTTGTGGCTGCCTTTCCCCTCGCCCCGCTGCTGGCTTTCTGCAACAACCTCTTTGAGATCCGTCTGGATGCCATCAAGATGATGCGGCTGCGCCGGCGCATGGTGCCCAGGAAGGCCAATGACATCG gaATCTGGCTGCAGGTCCTGGAGGCCATTGGCATCCTGGCTGTCATCGGGAATGGACTGGTGATCGCCATCACGTCTGACTTCATCCCTGTGCAGGTCTACAAGTACACATACAGCCCCTGCATGAACGAAAACAACACTGCTGTGGA CTGCCTGACCGGCTATATCAACCACAGCCTCTCCGTCTTCCACGTCCAGGACTTCGAGCCCCACACAAAGCTGGCTGAAAATCAGACAGACATTGTCAGGGACAAGATCACGGAGTGCAG gtACCGGGATTACAGGAACGCCGATGACTACAGCTACACCGTCCAGTTCTGGCACGTCTTCGCAGCCCGGCTTgccttcctcatcctctttgAG catgCGGCTCTGTGCGTCAAGCTGATCGCAGCCTGGTACGTCCCCGATGTCCCCCAGTCAGTTAAGAACCACGTTCTGGACGAGAAACACAGCAACCTTCGGAAAGAACTGAGGTGGGTGATGCCCCAGAAAGTGCCAGGTGTTGCTGTGCTCAGAGACAGCATGGTATCCAGCTGGAGACCTGGCTGA
- the LOC118157432 gene encoding anoctamin-9-like isoform X3: MGAGLGIKVALMFLSPINFSALQKEEVREFLKEKWARWRDIFCQQPIEKIRCYFGEKVALYFAWLGWYTYLLGFAAMMGLVVFVAGITVFNSSQVSKEICEANNTIMCPLCDQKCPFWLLSDTCTYARVTHMIDNEGTVLFAMFMAIWATVFLELWKRQRATVVTNWDLYRWDEDEEELALELINNLQHEPRRYQHSYLRSTIVLILVLVMIAVLIGIAHALVIYRVVATALFTQSDFEFFREQANTVAVMTGAVLHYLTIVIMTKVNRRVALFLCDVEKPRTFSQRENNFTIKIFIFQFFTNFSSLIYIAFFLGRINGHPGNYVRIAGRWRLEECHPSGCITDLFIQMAIIMMLKQTISNLVEYLVPWISHKIRTRQKRPKKRNMVLGEEEEPEDPCKKQWLSNYQLNEVNIFSLFDEFLEMVIQYSFTTIFVAAFPLAPLLAFCNNLFEIRLDAIKMMRLRRRMVPRKANDIGEMGPSVAAAWENSAGGEPLLMWGGLEHPFSSNWYHRESCLLGKEKQFQILQRLKGTLEISFIDPGLFWLCQTSWGWVCNPRRVEESWLSDCSSPAGIWLQVLEAIGILAVIGNGLVIAITSDFIPVQVYKYTYSPCMNENNTAVDCLTGYINHSLSVFHVQDFEPHTKLAENQTDIVRDKITECRYRDYRNADDYSYTVQFWHVFAARLAFLILFEHAALCVKLIAAWYVPDVPQSVKNHVLDEKHSNLRKELSMMEYSTEV, encoded by the exons GTGCTATTTTGGTGAGAAGGTGGCCCTGTACTTCGCCTGGCTTGGCTGGTACACCTACCTGCTGGGATTCGCTGCGATGATGGGACTGGTGGTCTTTGTGGCTGGGATTACTGTTTTCAACTCCAGCCAGGTGAG CAAGGAGATCTGCGAAGCCAATAACACCATCATGTGCCCACTCTGCGACCAGAAGTGCCCATTCTGGCTGCTCTCAGACACCTGCACCTATGCCAGG GTCACTCACATGATTGACAACGAGGGGACAGTTTTATTTGCCATGTTCATGGCCATCTGGG CCACCGTGTTCCTGGAGCTGTGGAAGAGGCAGAGAGCTACCGTGGTCACCAACTGGGACCTGTACAGGTGGGATGAGGATGAG gagGAGCTGGCTTTGGAGCTGATAAATAATTTGCAGCACGAACCTCGGCGGTACCAGCACTCCTACTTGCGCAGCACCATCGTACTCATCTTGGTTCTGGTCATG ATTGCTGTGCTGATCGGCATTGCCCACGCGCTCGTCATTTATCGGGTGGTGGCGACGGCTCTCTTCACTCAAAGCGACTTTGAATTCTTCCGCGAGCAGGCCAACACGGTGGCTGTGATGacaggggctgtgctgcactACCTCACCATCGTCATCATGACCAAG GTCAACAGGCGTGTGGCCCTCTTTCTCTGTGACGTGG AGAAACCACGGACCTTCTCCCAGCGTGAGAACAACTTCACCATAAAGATCTTCATCTTCCAGTTCTTCACAAACTTCTCCTCGCTCATCTACATCGCTTTCTTCCTGGGACG GATCAACGGCCACCCAGGGAATTATGTGCGCATTGCTGGCAggtggaggctggaggag TGCCACCCCAGCGGCTGCATCACCGACCTCTTCATCCAGATGGCCATCATCATGATGCTCAAGCAGACCATCAGCAATCTGGTGGAGTACCTCGTCCC CTGGATAAGCCACAAAATACGCACTAGGCAGAAGCGCCCCAAGAAGAGAAACATGGTgttgggggaggaggaagagcctGAGGACCCCTGCAAAAAGCAGTGGCTGAGCAACTATCAACTCAACGAGGTCAACATCTTCAGCTTGTTTGATGAGTTCTTGGAGATGG TGATCCAGTACAGCTTCACCACCATTTTTGTGGCTGCCTTTCCCCTCGCCCCGCTGCTGGCTTTCTGCAACAACCTCTTTGAGATCCGTCTGGATGCCATCAAGATGATGCGGCTGCGCCGGCGCATGGTGCCCAGGAAGGCCAATGACATCGGTGAGATGGGGCCCTCTGTAGCTGCTGCTTGGGAAAACAGCGCAGGTGGTGAGCCCCTTCTGATGTGGGGAGGTCTGGAGCATCCCTTTTCCAGCAATTGGTACCACAGGGAGAGCTGTTTATTGGGGAAGGAGAAACAATTTCAGATCCTGCAGAGGTTGAAGGGCACCTTGGAGATCTCCTTCATTGACCCAGGCCTCTTCTGGCTATGCCAAaccagctggggctgggtttGCAATCCCAGAAGAGTGGAAGAAAGCTGGCTCAGTGactgctcctctcctgcaggaATCTGGCTGCAGGTCCTGGAGGCCATTGGCATCCTGGCTGTCATCGGGAATGGACTGGTGATCGCCATCACGTCTGACTTCATCCCTGTGCAGGTCTACAAGTACACATACAGCCCCTGCATGAACGAAAACAACACTGCTGTGGA CTGCCTGACCGGCTATATCAACCACAGCCTCTCCGTCTTCCACGTCCAGGACTTCGAGCCCCACACAAAGCTGGCTGAAAATCAGACAGACATTGTCAGGGACAAGATCACGGAGTGCAG gtACCGGGATTACAGGAACGCCGATGACTACAGCTACACCGTCCAGTTCTGGCACGTCTTCGCAGCCCGGCTTgccttcctcatcctctttgAG catgCGGCTCTGTGCGTCAAGCTGATCGCAGCCTGGTACGTCCCCGATGTCCCCCAGTCAGTTAAGAACCACGTTCTGGACGAGAAACACAGCAACCTTCGGAAAGAACTGAG catGATGGAGTACTCCACCGAGGTGTAG
- the LOC118157432 gene encoding anoctamin-9-like isoform X2, which yields MKKNVFEAMFPLHEKEEVREFLKEKWARWRDIFCQQPIEKIRCYFGEKVALYFAWLGWYTYLLGFAAMMGLVVFVAGITVFNSSQVSKEICEANNTIMCPLCDQKCPFWLLSDTCTYARVTHMIDNEGTVLFAMFMAIWATVFLELWKRQRATVVTNWDLYRWDEDEEELALELINNLQHEPRRYQHSYLRSTIVLILVLVMIAVLIGIAHALVIYRVVATALFTQSDFEFFREQANTVAVMTGAVLHYLTIVIMTKVNRRVALFLCDVEKPRTFSQRENNFTIKIFIFQFFTNFSSLIYIAFFLGRINGHPGNYVRIAGRWRLEECHPSGCITDLFIQMAIIMMLKQTISNLVEYLVPWISHKIRTRQKRPKKRNMVLGEEEEPEDPCKKQWLSNYQLNEVNIFSLFDEFLEMVIQYSFTTIFVAAFPLAPLLAFCNNLFEIRLDAIKMMRLRRRMVPRKANDIGEMGPSVAAAWENSAGGEPLLMWGGLEHPFSSNWYHRESCLLGKEKQFQILQRLKGTLEISFIDPGLFWLCQTSWGWVCNPRRVEESWLSDCSSPAGIWLQVLEAIGILAVIGNGLVIAITSDFIPVQVYKYTYSPCMNENNTAVDCLTGYINHSLSVFHVQDFEPHTKLAENQTDIVRDKITECRYRDYRNADDYSYTVQFWHVFAARLAFLILFEHAALCVKLIAAWYVPDVPQSVKNHVLDEKHSNLRKELRWVMPQKVPGVAVLRDSMVSSWRPG from the exons GTGCTATTTTGGTGAGAAGGTGGCCCTGTACTTCGCCTGGCTTGGCTGGTACACCTACCTGCTGGGATTCGCTGCGATGATGGGACTGGTGGTCTTTGTGGCTGGGATTACTGTTTTCAACTCCAGCCAGGTGAG CAAGGAGATCTGCGAAGCCAATAACACCATCATGTGCCCACTCTGCGACCAGAAGTGCCCATTCTGGCTGCTCTCAGACACCTGCACCTATGCCAGG GTCACTCACATGATTGACAACGAGGGGACAGTTTTATTTGCCATGTTCATGGCCATCTGGG CCACCGTGTTCCTGGAGCTGTGGAAGAGGCAGAGAGCTACCGTGGTCACCAACTGGGACCTGTACAGGTGGGATGAGGATGAG gagGAGCTGGCTTTGGAGCTGATAAATAATTTGCAGCACGAACCTCGGCGGTACCAGCACTCCTACTTGCGCAGCACCATCGTACTCATCTTGGTTCTGGTCATG ATTGCTGTGCTGATCGGCATTGCCCACGCGCTCGTCATTTATCGGGTGGTGGCGACGGCTCTCTTCACTCAAAGCGACTTTGAATTCTTCCGCGAGCAGGCCAACACGGTGGCTGTGATGacaggggctgtgctgcactACCTCACCATCGTCATCATGACCAAG GTCAACAGGCGTGTGGCCCTCTTTCTCTGTGACGTGG AGAAACCACGGACCTTCTCCCAGCGTGAGAACAACTTCACCATAAAGATCTTCATCTTCCAGTTCTTCACAAACTTCTCCTCGCTCATCTACATCGCTTTCTTCCTGGGACG GATCAACGGCCACCCAGGGAATTATGTGCGCATTGCTGGCAggtggaggctggaggag TGCCACCCCAGCGGCTGCATCACCGACCTCTTCATCCAGATGGCCATCATCATGATGCTCAAGCAGACCATCAGCAATCTGGTGGAGTACCTCGTCCC CTGGATAAGCCACAAAATACGCACTAGGCAGAAGCGCCCCAAGAAGAGAAACATGGTgttgggggaggaggaagagcctGAGGACCCCTGCAAAAAGCAGTGGCTGAGCAACTATCAACTCAACGAGGTCAACATCTTCAGCTTGTTTGATGAGTTCTTGGAGATGG TGATCCAGTACAGCTTCACCACCATTTTTGTGGCTGCCTTTCCCCTCGCCCCGCTGCTGGCTTTCTGCAACAACCTCTTTGAGATCCGTCTGGATGCCATCAAGATGATGCGGCTGCGCCGGCGCATGGTGCCCAGGAAGGCCAATGACATCGGTGAGATGGGGCCCTCTGTAGCTGCTGCTTGGGAAAACAGCGCAGGTGGTGAGCCCCTTCTGATGTGGGGAGGTCTGGAGCATCCCTTTTCCAGCAATTGGTACCACAGGGAGAGCTGTTTATTGGGGAAGGAGAAACAATTTCAGATCCTGCAGAGGTTGAAGGGCACCTTGGAGATCTCCTTCATTGACCCAGGCCTCTTCTGGCTATGCCAAaccagctggggctgggtttGCAATCCCAGAAGAGTGGAAGAAAGCTGGCTCAGTGactgctcctctcctgcaggaATCTGGCTGCAGGTCCTGGAGGCCATTGGCATCCTGGCTGTCATCGGGAATGGACTGGTGATCGCCATCACGTCTGACTTCATCCCTGTGCAGGTCTACAAGTACACATACAGCCCCTGCATGAACGAAAACAACACTGCTGTGGA CTGCCTGACCGGCTATATCAACCACAGCCTCTCCGTCTTCCACGTCCAGGACTTCGAGCCCCACACAAAGCTGGCTGAAAATCAGACAGACATTGTCAGGGACAAGATCACGGAGTGCAG gtACCGGGATTACAGGAACGCCGATGACTACAGCTACACCGTCCAGTTCTGGCACGTCTTCGCAGCCCGGCTTgccttcctcatcctctttgAG catgCGGCTCTGTGCGTCAAGCTGATCGCAGCCTGGTACGTCCCCGATGTCCCCCAGTCAGTTAAGAACCACGTTCTGGACGAGAAACACAGCAACCTTCGGAAAGAACTGAGGTGGGTGATGCCCCAGAAAGTGCCAGGTGTTGCTGTGCTCAGAGACAGCATGGTATCCAGCTGGAGACCTGGCTGA
- the LOC118157432 gene encoding anoctamin-9-like isoform X1: MGAGLGIKVALMFLSPINFSALQKEEVREFLKEKWARWRDIFCQQPIEKIRCYFGEKVALYFAWLGWYTYLLGFAAMMGLVVFVAGITVFNSSQVSKEICEANNTIMCPLCDQKCPFWLLSDTCTYARVTHMIDNEGTVLFAMFMAIWATVFLELWKRQRATVVTNWDLYRWDEDEEELALELINNLQHEPRRYQHSYLRSTIVLILVLVMIAVLIGIAHALVIYRVVATALFTQSDFEFFREQANTVAVMTGAVLHYLTIVIMTKVNRRVALFLCDVEKPRTFSQRENNFTIKIFIFQFFTNFSSLIYIAFFLGRINGHPGNYVRIAGRWRLEECHPSGCITDLFIQMAIIMMLKQTISNLVEYLVPWISHKIRTRQKRPKKRNMVLGEEEEPEDPCKKQWLSNYQLNEVNIFSLFDEFLEMVIQYSFTTIFVAAFPLAPLLAFCNNLFEIRLDAIKMMRLRRRMVPRKANDIGEMGPSVAAAWENSAGGEPLLMWGGLEHPFSSNWYHRESCLLGKEKQFQILQRLKGTLEISFIDPGLFWLCQTSWGWVCNPRRVEESWLSDCSSPAGIWLQVLEAIGILAVIGNGLVIAITSDFIPVQVYKYTYSPCMNENNTAVDCLTGYINHSLSVFHVQDFEPHTKLAENQTDIVRDKITECRYRDYRNADDYSYTVQFWHVFAARLAFLILFEHAALCVKLIAAWYVPDVPQSVKNHVLDEKHSNLRKELRWVMPQKVPGVAVLRDSMVSSWRPG, encoded by the exons GTGCTATTTTGGTGAGAAGGTGGCCCTGTACTTCGCCTGGCTTGGCTGGTACACCTACCTGCTGGGATTCGCTGCGATGATGGGACTGGTGGTCTTTGTGGCTGGGATTACTGTTTTCAACTCCAGCCAGGTGAG CAAGGAGATCTGCGAAGCCAATAACACCATCATGTGCCCACTCTGCGACCAGAAGTGCCCATTCTGGCTGCTCTCAGACACCTGCACCTATGCCAGG GTCACTCACATGATTGACAACGAGGGGACAGTTTTATTTGCCATGTTCATGGCCATCTGGG CCACCGTGTTCCTGGAGCTGTGGAAGAGGCAGAGAGCTACCGTGGTCACCAACTGGGACCTGTACAGGTGGGATGAGGATGAG gagGAGCTGGCTTTGGAGCTGATAAATAATTTGCAGCACGAACCTCGGCGGTACCAGCACTCCTACTTGCGCAGCACCATCGTACTCATCTTGGTTCTGGTCATG ATTGCTGTGCTGATCGGCATTGCCCACGCGCTCGTCATTTATCGGGTGGTGGCGACGGCTCTCTTCACTCAAAGCGACTTTGAATTCTTCCGCGAGCAGGCCAACACGGTGGCTGTGATGacaggggctgtgctgcactACCTCACCATCGTCATCATGACCAAG GTCAACAGGCGTGTGGCCCTCTTTCTCTGTGACGTGG AGAAACCACGGACCTTCTCCCAGCGTGAGAACAACTTCACCATAAAGATCTTCATCTTCCAGTTCTTCACAAACTTCTCCTCGCTCATCTACATCGCTTTCTTCCTGGGACG GATCAACGGCCACCCAGGGAATTATGTGCGCATTGCTGGCAggtggaggctggaggag TGCCACCCCAGCGGCTGCATCACCGACCTCTTCATCCAGATGGCCATCATCATGATGCTCAAGCAGACCATCAGCAATCTGGTGGAGTACCTCGTCCC CTGGATAAGCCACAAAATACGCACTAGGCAGAAGCGCCCCAAGAAGAGAAACATGGTgttgggggaggaggaagagcctGAGGACCCCTGCAAAAAGCAGTGGCTGAGCAACTATCAACTCAACGAGGTCAACATCTTCAGCTTGTTTGATGAGTTCTTGGAGATGG TGATCCAGTACAGCTTCACCACCATTTTTGTGGCTGCCTTTCCCCTCGCCCCGCTGCTGGCTTTCTGCAACAACCTCTTTGAGATCCGTCTGGATGCCATCAAGATGATGCGGCTGCGCCGGCGCATGGTGCCCAGGAAGGCCAATGACATCGGTGAGATGGGGCCCTCTGTAGCTGCTGCTTGGGAAAACAGCGCAGGTGGTGAGCCCCTTCTGATGTGGGGAGGTCTGGAGCATCCCTTTTCCAGCAATTGGTACCACAGGGAGAGCTGTTTATTGGGGAAGGAGAAACAATTTCAGATCCTGCAGAGGTTGAAGGGCACCTTGGAGATCTCCTTCATTGACCCAGGCCTCTTCTGGCTATGCCAAaccagctggggctgggtttGCAATCCCAGAAGAGTGGAAGAAAGCTGGCTCAGTGactgctcctctcctgcaggaATCTGGCTGCAGGTCCTGGAGGCCATTGGCATCCTGGCTGTCATCGGGAATGGACTGGTGATCGCCATCACGTCTGACTTCATCCCTGTGCAGGTCTACAAGTACACATACAGCCCCTGCATGAACGAAAACAACACTGCTGTGGA CTGCCTGACCGGCTATATCAACCACAGCCTCTCCGTCTTCCACGTCCAGGACTTCGAGCCCCACACAAAGCTGGCTGAAAATCAGACAGACATTGTCAGGGACAAGATCACGGAGTGCAG gtACCGGGATTACAGGAACGCCGATGACTACAGCTACACCGTCCAGTTCTGGCACGTCTTCGCAGCCCGGCTTgccttcctcatcctctttgAG catgCGGCTCTGTGCGTCAAGCTGATCGCAGCCTGGTACGTCCCCGATGTCCCCCAGTCAGTTAAGAACCACGTTCTGGACGAGAAACACAGCAACCTTCGGAAAGAACTGAGGTGGGTGATGCCCCAGAAAGTGCCAGGTGTTGCTGTGCTCAGAGACAGCATGGTATCCAGCTGGAGACCTGGCTGA
- the LOC118157434 gene encoding single Ig IL-1-related receptor-like: protein MAALCSVPPELLVPAANETLALALGSRIALNCTVRWAATEHCQPVAAWTKDGQWLGSESSQDTTWFGQNASEHLLATILQVNLTHDADFGVFACWVSNATATFTLRREEAAGHVSAVLAALLVLALLVLLAVLYIRCRLSVLLWYRNHYGELEINDGKLYDAYVSHATAPDDRKFVHFIVKPQLENRYGYKLFLDEQNILPNAEPSADLIMNVSRCRRLIVVLSVAYLEQDWCNSSFREGLWRLLELSKKPIFIVFESQYREITHPAISLLKQHRNVVTLLVWRAGSMTPSSDFWKELCLALPRKVSFQPTMGDPQTQLQEDKDPMLILHSSYLDSRGDPHPDGDLGAGLRGCLFRGPPPPHVSSLGVPAALAAGTPEDTQQRDGHRAEIDISDLGSRNYGARTDFYCLVTEDDI, encoded by the exons ATGGCAG ccctttGCAGCGTGCCTCCTGAACTGCTTGTCCCAGCTGCCAACGAGACGCTGGCGCTGGCGCTGGGGAGCCGCATAGCGCTGAACTGCACCGTGCGCTGGGCAGCCACCGAGCACTGCCAGCCTGTCGCCGCCTGGACCAAAGACGGGCAGTGGCTGGGCAGTGAGAGCAGCCAAGACACCACTTG GTTTGGCCAAAATGCCTCGGAGCACCTCCTCGCCACCATCCTGCAGGTCAACCTCACGCATGACGCTGACTTTGGGGTGTTTGCCTGCTGGGTCAGCAACGCCACAGCCACCTTCACCCTGCGGCGAGAGG AGGCCGCGGGGCACGTGAGTGCGGTGCTGGCAGCCCTCCTGGTCCTGgccctcctggtgctgctggctgtgctctaCATCAGGTGCCGCCTGAGCGTGCTCCTCTGGTACAGGAACCACTATGGCGAGCTGGAGATAAATG ATGGGAAGCTGTATGATGCCTACGTGTCCCACGCCACCGCCCCGGATGACCGCAAGTTCGTCCACTTCATTGTGAAGCCACAGCTGGAGAACCGCTACGGCTACAAGCTCTTCCTGGACGAGCAGAACATCCTGCCCAACGCTG AGCCATCGGCCGACCTGATCATGAACGTAAGCCGGTGCCGGCGCCTCATCGTAGTCCTCTCCGTGGCCTATCTGGAGCAAGACTGGTGCAACAGCAGCTTCAG GGAAGGCCTTTGGAGGTTGCTGGAGCTCTCCAAGAAACCCATCTTCATCGTCTTCGAGAGCCAGTACCGGGAGATCACGCACCCTGCCATCAGCCTGCTGAAGCAGCACAGGAATGTGGTGACCTTGCTGGTGTGGCGAGCTGGCTCCATG ACCCCGTCGTCGGACTTCTGGAAAGAGCTGTGCCTGGCCCTGCCCCGCAAGGTGTCCTTCCAGCCTACCATGGGGGACCCGCagacccagctgcaggaggacaagGACCCCATGCTGATCCTGCACAGCAGCTACCTGGACAGCCGGGGGGACCCCCACCCCGACGGAGACCTGGGTGCAG GCCTTCGTGGATGTCTTTTCAGAGGACCCCCACCTCCCCACGTCAGCAGCCTCGGGGTACCTGCAGCTTTGGCTGCCGGCACGCCGGAGGACACGCAGCAGAGGGATGGACACAGAGCCGAGATCGACATCTCAGACCTGGGCTCGCGCAACTACGGCGCCCGCACGGACTTCTACTGCCTGGTGACAGAGGATGACATCTGA